Below is a genomic region from Streptomyces sp. NBC_00461.
CGGTGGGGCCGCGGAAGCTGCCGGTCCCGTCAAGCGCCCCGACACCCCCGCGGAGGGAGATTCATGAACACCGCCGAACTCGTCGAGCTCGCCCAGCAGTTGCGTGTGGACAGCGTGCGCGCATCGGACGCTGCGGGGTCCGGGCATCCGACGTCCTCGATGTCCGCCGCCGAGCTGATGGCCGTACTCCTCGCCAACCACTTCCGGTACGACTTCGACCGGCCCGCACACCCCGGCAACGACCGCTTCGTCCTGTCAAAGGGACACGCGTCGCCGCTTCTCTACTCCGCCTACAAGGCGGCCGGGGCCATCGACGACGCCGAACTGCTCACCTTCCGCAAGCTGGGCAGCCGCCTCGAAGGGCATCCGACGCCGCGCCGGCTGCCGTGGGTCGAGACGGCCACCGGCTCGCTCGGCCAGGGGCTGCCCGTCGGCGTCGGCATCGCGCTGTCCGGCAAGCGGCTGGACCGCACCGGCTACCGCGTGTGGGTGCTGTGCGGGGACAGCGAGCTGGCCGAGGGCTCGATCTGGGAGGCCGCCGAGCACGCGTCGTACGAGCATCTGGACAACCTCACCGCGATCGTCGACGTGAACCGGCTGGGGCAGCGCGGGCCGACCCGGCACGGGCACGACCTCGACGCCTACGCCCGTCGCTTCCAGGGATTCGGCTGGCACACCATCGAGGTCGACGGACACGACGTGGACGCCGTCGACCGGGCGTACGGCGAGGCGGTCTCGACGACCGGGCAGCCGACCGTGATCCTCGCCCGCACCCTCAAGGGCAAGGGCGTCGCGTCCGTCCAGGACCGCGAGGGACTGCACGGCAAACCGCTGCCCGACGCCGACGAGGCGATCGCCGAACTCGGCGGCCGCCGCGACCTCCGCGTCCAGGTCCACGAGCCGGCCGCCGCCCGCATCCTGCACGCCGTACGCGCCGGACACCTCGAACTGCCCCGCTGGGACAAGGGGAACGACGGAAAGGGAGTCGCGACACGGAACGCGTACGGGCAGGCGCTCGCCGCACTCGGCACCGGTCGCTCAGACGTCGTCGCCCTCGACGGCGAGGTCGGCGACTCCACCCGGACGGAGTTCTTCGCCAAGGAGCACCCCGACCGCTACTTCGAGTGCTACATCGCCGAGCAGCAGATGGTCGCGACGGCGGTGGGGCTCGCGGCACGCGGCTGGGTGCCGTACGCCGGCACGTTCGCGGCATTCCT
It encodes:
- a CDS encoding transketolase, with the protein product MNTAELVELAQQLRVDSVRASDAAGSGHPTSSMSAAELMAVLLANHFRYDFDRPAHPGNDRFVLSKGHASPLLYSAYKAAGAIDDAELLTFRKLGSRLEGHPTPRRLPWVETATGSLGQGLPVGVGIALSGKRLDRTGYRVWVLCGDSELAEGSIWEAAEHASYEHLDNLTAIVDVNRLGQRGPTRHGHDLDAYARRFQGFGWHTIEVDGHDVDAVDRAYGEAVSTTGQPTVILARTLKGKGVASVQDREGLHGKPLPDADEAIAELGGRRDLRVQVHEPAAARILHAVRAGHLELPRWDKGNDGKGVATRNAYGQALAALGTGRSDVVALDGEVGDSTRTEFFAKEHPDRYFECYIAEQQMVATAVGLAARGWVPYAGTFAAFLTRAYDFVRMASVSGAGINLVGSHAGVAIGQDGPSQMGLEDLAMMRAVHGSTVLYPCDANQTAQLVAAMAGCDGVRYLRTSRGESEVIYGPDEEFPIGGSKVLRSSAHDRLTLVAAGVTVAEALAAADALDRDGIQVRVIDLYSVKPVDRETLRRAAEDTGCLVTVEDHHEEGGIGDAVLDAFLDGRAVPRLVRLAVRGMPGSASPDEQLHAAGIDAESIAAAGKLLVEEAVVR